In Kitasatospora viridis, one DNA window encodes the following:
- a CDS encoding glycoside hydrolase family 3 N-terminal domain-containing protein, with translation MPSRARLRRLAGCLGLLLATGCGGPQPGRLGGNDASARAAAPAAVTAAQLARLTPDQLAGQRVIYSYKGPDPPEQLLTAIRSGRAAGVIFFGANTADPERFHAAVAALKQAQAESPVHLPLLLMTDQEGGQVRRLPGGPELSERAVGRQPDPVAAATAAGALAAENLRAAGLNVNLAPVLDVSRQDGDFIDRHERSYGQDPAQVAELGRAFIAAQQRGGVLATAKHFPGLGSTPAGSDTDAGAVTLGVSRAELGAVDEQPYPRAIAAGVRLVMVSWAVYPALDPTRPAGLSPLVVRGELRDRLGFKGVTVTDALEAGALSSYGDAGARAVAAADAGMDLLLCSAQDDTQGSDATAALSDALTTGRLDRADFTAAAQRVSALRTGLAP, from the coding sequence ATGCCATCCCGTGCCCGCCTGCGCCGGCTCGCCGGCTGCCTCGGCCTGCTGCTCGCCACCGGCTGCGGCGGCCCCCAGCCGGGCCGGCTGGGCGGGAACGACGCCTCCGCCCGCGCGGCCGCCCCGGCCGCCGTCACCGCGGCCCAGCTCGCCCGGCTGACGCCGGACCAGCTCGCCGGGCAGCGGGTGATCTACTCCTACAAGGGCCCGGACCCGCCGGAGCAGTTGCTCACCGCGATCCGCTCCGGCCGGGCGGCCGGGGTGATCTTCTTCGGCGCCAACACGGCCGACCCCGAGCGGTTCCACGCGGCGGTGGCCGCGCTGAAGCAGGCCCAGGCGGAGAGCCCCGTGCACCTGCCGCTGCTGCTGATGACCGATCAGGAGGGCGGCCAGGTGCGGCGCCTGCCCGGCGGCCCGGAACTCTCCGAACGCGCGGTGGGCAGGCAGCCCGACCCGGTGGCGGCGGCCACGGCGGCCGGGGCGCTGGCCGCCGAGAACCTCCGCGCCGCCGGACTCAACGTCAACCTGGCGCCGGTGCTGGACGTCTCGCGCCAGGACGGCGACTTCATCGACCGGCACGAGCGCTCCTACGGCCAGGACCCGGCGCAGGTGGCCGAGCTCGGCCGGGCGTTCATCGCCGCGCAGCAGCGCGGCGGGGTGCTCGCGACGGCCAAGCACTTCCCCGGGCTGGGCAGCACCCCGGCGGGATCCGACACCGACGCGGGCGCGGTGACCCTGGGGGTGTCCCGGGCGGAGCTGGGCGCGGTGGACGAGCAGCCGTACCCCCGGGCGATCGCCGCGGGCGTGCGGCTGGTGATGGTCTCCTGGGCGGTCTACCCGGCGCTCGACCCGACCCGGCCCGCGGGCCTGTCCCCGCTGGTGGTGCGCGGGGAGCTGCGCGACCGGCTCGGCTTCAAGGGCGTCACGGTGACGGACGCGCTGGAGGCGGGCGCGCTCTCCTCCTACGGCGACGCGGGTGCGCGCGCGGTGGCGGCGGCGGACGCGGGGATGGACCTGCTGCTCTGCTCCGCCCAGGACGACACCCAGGGCTCCGACGCCACCGCCGCCCTCTCCGACGCCCTGACCACCGGCCGCCTGGACCGCGCCGACTTCACGGCGGCGGCCCAGCGCGTCAGCGCCCTGCGCACCGGGCTGGCCCCATAA
- a CDS encoding response regulator → MTVRVLLVDDQPLVRAALEMAISGTDDLEVAGEAGNGVEAVRLVGELAPDVVLMDLRMAGAVDGVEATRRITARPDGPRVLVLTTFDEDEHVHGALRAGASGFLVKDMALADILAAIRVVAAGEALIAPSVTRRLIAEFARRPEPAAARLAGLTDRERELLTLVGRGRSNTEIAADLVISMGTVKTYVTRLLAKTGARDRVQLVILAFRSGLVGLDE, encoded by the coding sequence GTGACCGTGCGGGTCCTGCTGGTCGACGACCAGCCGCTGGTCCGGGCCGCGTTGGAGATGGCGATCTCCGGCACCGATGACCTCGAAGTCGCCGGGGAGGCCGGCAACGGCGTCGAGGCGGTTCGCCTGGTCGGCGAACTCGCGCCCGACGTCGTGCTGATGGACCTGCGGATGGCCGGAGCGGTGGACGGCGTCGAGGCCACCCGGCGGATCACCGCACGGCCCGACGGGCCCCGGGTGCTGGTGCTCACCACCTTCGACGAGGACGAGCACGTGCACGGCGCGCTGCGGGCCGGCGCCTCCGGCTTCCTGGTCAAGGACATGGCGCTGGCCGACATCCTGGCCGCGATCCGGGTGGTGGCGGCCGGTGAGGCGCTGATCGCCCCGAGCGTCACCCGCCGCCTGATCGCCGAGTTCGCCCGCCGCCCGGAGCCCGCCGCCGCCCGGCTCGCCGGACTCACCGACCGGGAGAGGGAGTTGCTCACCCTGGTCGGCCGGGGCCGGTCCAACACCGAGATCGCCGCCGACCTCGTGATCAGCATGGGCACGGTGAAGACCTACGTCACCCGGCTGCTCGCCAAGACCGGTGCCCGGGACCGGGTGCAGCTGGTGATCCTGGCCTTCCGGTCGGGCCTGGTCGGGCTGGACGAGTGA
- a CDS encoding sensor histidine kinase, with product MTPTPLALPRLKRVPPAVWIVLAWGVSVGYPALTVAGRPPAGSWDWSVITAGSLLACAAAVLLRRFPVAATGLLLAAATGVAGGWRAGVQLPPSALLAVDVALCAVTAGQPRRSSRAALALVVGVLLLHLGLVQDNALGLSTETWNGAPLPGTVLRLGRYEVTSSAPHLGISDQGLLVAVIAWLVGRSIRQSREHAEALGAELAARAVTAERLRIAREMHDTVAHSIGVVALQAGAAALVIDSKPERAKAALGEIEAAGRETLAGLRRMLGALRAADGPQPGVQPGVEPEPGAPGLADLDRLAATTTAAGVRVDVRWAGEPRRLPPDVDLAAFRIIQEAVANVVRHAGARSCEVSIDCRDAEQVAVEITDRGRGRSAAPGGGHGLVGLRERVALLHGEFQAGPRGGGFRVAARLPVAGGVR from the coding sequence ATGACCCCGACCCCCCTAGCCCTGCCCCGGCTCAAGCGGGTGCCGCCCGCCGTGTGGATCGTGCTGGCCTGGGGCGTCTCGGTCGGCTACCCGGCGCTCACCGTTGCGGGGCGGCCGCCGGCCGGGTCCTGGGACTGGTCGGTGATCACCGCGGGCTCGCTGCTCGCCTGCGCGGCCGCGGTGCTGCTGCGCCGCTTCCCGGTCGCGGCGACCGGCCTGCTGCTGGCCGCCGCGACCGGGGTGGCCGGCGGCTGGCGGGCCGGCGTCCAACTGCCGCCCTCCGCGCTGCTCGCGGTCGACGTCGCGCTCTGCGCGGTGACGGCGGGTCAGCCGCGCCGCAGCTCGCGGGCCGCGCTGGCCCTGGTGGTGGGCGTGCTGCTGCTGCACCTGGGCCTGGTGCAGGACAACGCGCTGGGCCTGAGCACCGAGACCTGGAACGGCGCGCCCCTGCCGGGCACGGTGCTGCGGCTCGGCCGCTACGAGGTGACCAGCAGCGCGCCGCACCTGGGCATCTCCGACCAGGGGCTGCTGGTCGCGGTGATCGCCTGGCTGGTCGGCCGCTCGATCCGGCAGTCCCGGGAGCACGCCGAGGCGCTCGGCGCCGAGCTCGCCGCCCGCGCCGTCACCGCCGAACGGCTGCGGATCGCCCGGGAGATGCACGACACCGTGGCGCACAGCATCGGCGTGGTCGCGCTGCAGGCCGGCGCGGCCGCGCTGGTGATCGACAGCAAGCCGGAGCGGGCCAAGGCGGCGCTCGGCGAGATCGAGGCCGCCGGGCGGGAGACCCTGGCCGGGCTGCGCCGGATGCTCGGCGCGCTGCGCGCGGCCGACGGGCCCCAACCCGGGGTGCAGCCAGGGGTGGAGCCGGAGCCGGGGGCGCCGGGCCTGGCCGACCTCGACCGGCTGGCCGCCACCACCACCGCGGCCGGCGTCCGGGTGGACGTGCGCTGGGCCGGCGAGCCGCGCCGACTGCCGCCGGACGTCGACCTGGCCGCCTTCCGGATCATCCAGGAAGCGGTGGCCAACGTGGTCCGGCACGCCGGTGCCCGGTCCTGCGAGGTCTCCATCGACTGCCGGGACGCGGAGCAGGTCGCCGTGGAGATCACCGACCGGGGGCGCGGCCGGTCCGCCGCGCCGGGCGGCGGGCACGGCCTGGTCGGGCTGCGCGAGCGGGTGGCCCTGCTGCACGGGGAGTTCCAGGCCGGGCCGCGCGGCGGCGGCTTCCGGGTGGCGGCCCGGCTGCCGGTCGCGGGCGGTGTCCGGTGA
- a CDS encoding family 1 encapsulin nanocompartment shell protein: MNNLHRDLAPVSGEAWEEIEEEARRTFTLHLAGRRVVDLSGPAGPELAAVGSGHQRPIDPVVAGTEAQANESRPVVELRVPFTLSRREVDNVERGSKDADWQPVKEAARSIALAEDTAIFQGWQAAGITGVQTGADNPPITLPDTVVDYPDAVSHAITTLRLAGVDGPYSLLLGAELYTAVNETSNHGYPVRQHLARVVTGEIIWAPALSGAVVLSTRGGDFELHLGQDLSIGYLSHDAESVRLYLQESLTFSLYSPEAAVALKTR, encoded by the coding sequence ATGAACAACCTGCACCGCGACCTGGCCCCGGTCTCCGGCGAGGCCTGGGAGGAGATCGAGGAGGAGGCCCGCCGCACCTTCACCCTGCACCTGGCCGGCCGCCGGGTGGTGGACCTCTCCGGACCGGCCGGGCCGGAGCTCGCCGCCGTCGGCTCGGGCCACCAGCGACCGATCGACCCGGTGGTCGCCGGCACCGAGGCGCAGGCCAACGAGTCCCGGCCGGTGGTCGAGCTGCGGGTGCCCTTCACGCTGTCTCGCCGCGAGGTGGACAACGTGGAGCGCGGCTCCAAGGACGCCGACTGGCAACCCGTCAAGGAGGCCGCCCGCAGCATCGCGCTGGCCGAGGACACCGCGATCTTCCAGGGCTGGCAGGCGGCCGGCATCACCGGCGTGCAGACCGGCGCCGACAACCCGCCGATCACCCTGCCGGACACCGTCGTCGACTACCCGGACGCGGTCAGCCACGCGATCACCACGCTGCGCCTGGCCGGCGTGGACGGGCCGTACTCGCTGCTGCTCGGCGCCGAGCTGTACACCGCCGTCAACGAGACCTCCAACCACGGCTACCCGGTGCGCCAGCACCTCGCCCGGGTGGTCACCGGCGAGATCATCTGGGCGCCCGCGCTCAGCGGCGCCGTGGTGCTCTCCACCCGGGGCGGCGACTTCGAACTGCACCTCGGCCAGGACCTGTCGATCGGCTACCTCTCGCACGACGCCGAGAGCGTGCGGCTCTACCTCCAGGAGTCGCTCACCTTCTCGCTCTACTCGCCGGAGGCGGCGGTGGCACTCAAGACGCGCTGA
- a CDS encoding NUDIX domain-containing protein produces MASQTSPAVSCVFVCHDGAGRVLLARRGAAARDEPGRWDCGAGALEFGETFEAAVAREVFEEYRAEAREVAVLGVRNVLRGEPVDSHWVAVVCAVRVDPAAVAIGEPHKFDALDWFAPDALPAPLHSQLAPTLELALRHL; encoded by the coding sequence ATGGCCAGTCAGACGAGCCCCGCCGTCTCCTGCGTCTTCGTCTGCCACGACGGCGCCGGCCGGGTGCTGCTGGCCCGGCGCGGCGCGGCCGCCCGGGACGAGCCGGGCCGCTGGGACTGCGGCGCGGGGGCGCTGGAGTTCGGCGAGACCTTCGAGGCGGCGGTGGCCCGCGAGGTGTTCGAGGAGTACCGCGCCGAGGCCCGGGAGGTGGCCGTGCTCGGCGTGCGCAACGTGCTGCGCGGCGAGCCGGTGGACTCGCACTGGGTGGCCGTGGTCTGCGCGGTGCGGGTGGACCCGGCGGCCGTCGCGATCGGCGAGCCGCACAAGTTCGACGCCCTCGACTGGTTCGCCCCGGACGCCCTGCCCGCACCGCTGCACTCCCAGCTCGCGCCGACCCTGGAGCTGGCGCTGCGTCACCTCTGA
- a CDS encoding Dyp-type peroxidase produces the protein MTTGAADAARAVLAPQTRAARFLVLTVRPGGEAAVRELLPDLAGLRRSVGLRADRARLSCVTGLGSELWDRLFDGPRPAGLHPFQELRGPRHTAPATPGDLLFHLRAERPDACFELAGQLLGRLAGAADVVDETVGFEYFERRDLTGFVDGTENPEGAAAERAALIGAEDPRFAGGSYAVVQKYRHLLPEWEALTTEQQERAIGRTKLADIELVGKEQPADSHVSLTSLDPDADGRAQEILRHNMPYGSYLDGDIGTYFIGYCRTPAITEEMLRNMFLGRGEAPHDRLLDFTTATTGGLFFVPPADLLDDPPPPTAERPRPRTDWSLGIGSLKRPHETRPDEGDPTR, from the coding sequence GTGACCACCGGGGCCGCCGACGCCGCCCGGGCGGTGCTGGCGCCGCAGACCAGGGCCGCCCGGTTCCTGGTGCTGACGGTCCGTCCGGGCGGCGAGGCCGCCGTCCGGGAGCTGCTGCCCGACCTCGCCGGGCTGCGCCGCTCGGTCGGCCTGCGGGCCGACCGGGCCCGGCTGAGCTGCGTCACCGGCCTCGGCTCCGAGCTCTGGGACCGCCTCTTCGACGGCCCCCGCCCGGCCGGGCTGCACCCCTTCCAGGAGCTGCGCGGCCCCCGGCACACCGCCCCCGCCACCCCCGGCGACCTGCTCTTCCACCTGCGCGCCGAGCGGCCCGACGCCTGCTTCGAACTGGCCGGGCAGCTGCTCGGCCGACTGGCCGGTGCGGCCGACGTGGTCGACGAGACCGTCGGCTTCGAGTACTTCGAGCGGCGCGACCTGACCGGCTTCGTCGACGGCACCGAGAACCCCGAGGGCGCCGCCGCCGAGCGGGCCGCGCTGATCGGCGCGGAGGACCCGCGGTTCGCCGGCGGCAGCTACGCGGTGGTGCAGAAGTACCGCCACCTGCTGCCCGAGTGGGAGGCGCTCACCACCGAGCAGCAGGAACGCGCGATCGGACGCACCAAGCTCGCCGACATCGAACTCGTCGGCAAGGAGCAGCCCGCCGACTCGCACGTCTCGCTGACCAGCCTGGACCCGGACGCCGACGGCCGGGCGCAGGAGATCCTGCGGCACAACATGCCCTACGGCTCGTACCTGGACGGCGACATCGGCACCTACTTCATCGGCTACTGCCGCACGCCCGCGATCACCGAGGAGATGCTGCGCAACATGTTCCTCGGCCGCGGCGAGGCACCCCACGACCGCCTGCTCGACTTCACCACCGCGACCACCGGGGGGCTCTTCTTCGTGCCCCCGGCCGACCTGCTCGACGACCCTCCTCCGCCGACCGCCGAACGGCCTCGGCCGCGCACCGACTGGTCGCTGGGCATCGGCAGCCTGAAGCGCCCGCACGAGACCCGCCCGGACGAAGGGGACCCGACCCGATGA
- a CDS encoding ABC transporter ATP-binding protein: MIEVNDLTKRYGRTTAVDGLCFTVRPGRVTGFLGPNGAGKTTTLRMLLGLVTPTSGSATVDGHRFRDHPRGLRPAGALLDAGDVHGGRTGRAHLRALALGNGLPRERVARVLDEVGLTAAADRRIGGYSLGMRQRLGIAAALLGDPPVLILDEPLNGLDPEGVLWVRELLRRLAGEGRTVFVSSHLMSEMEHTADDLVVVGRGRLIAAESLASFAARGTARSVAVRTPEPERLAALLRAEGAAVTADGPQALDVTGAEALLVGRLAAAHGVVLEELTTRRSSLEQAFLELTADSTDYAAGAAR; encoded by the coding sequence ATGATCGAAGTGAACGACCTGACGAAGCGTTACGGCCGCACCACGGCCGTGGACGGGCTCTGCTTCACCGTGCGGCCCGGCCGGGTGACCGGCTTCCTCGGCCCGAACGGTGCGGGCAAGACCACCACGCTGCGGATGCTGCTCGGCCTGGTCACCCCGACCAGCGGCAGCGCCACGGTGGACGGCCACCGGTTCCGCGACCACCCGCGCGGGCTGCGGCCGGCCGGCGCGCTGCTGGACGCGGGCGACGTGCACGGCGGCCGCACCGGCCGGGCCCACCTGCGCGCGCTGGCGCTGGGCAACGGGCTGCCGCGCGAGCGGGTGGCGCGGGTGCTCGACGAGGTCGGGCTGACCGCCGCCGCCGACCGCCGGATCGGCGGCTACTCGCTGGGCATGCGCCAGCGCCTGGGGATCGCCGCCGCGCTGCTCGGCGACCCGCCGGTGCTGATCCTCGACGAGCCGCTGAACGGGCTGGACCCGGAGGGCGTGCTCTGGGTGCGCGAACTGCTGCGCCGGCTGGCCGGCGAGGGCCGCACCGTCTTCGTCTCCAGCCACCTGATGAGCGAGATGGAGCACACCGCCGACGACCTGGTGGTGGTCGGCCGGGGCCGGCTGATCGCGGCCGAGAGCCTGGCCTCCTTCGCCGCCCGCGGCACCGCCCGCAGCGTGGCCGTGCGCACGCCCGAGCCGGAGCGGCTGGCCGCCCTGCTGCGGGCCGAGGGCGCGGCGGTGACGGCGGACGGGCCGCAGGCGCTCGACGTGACCGGGGCCGAGGCCCTGCTGGTCGGCCGGCTGGCCGCCGCCCACGGCGTGGTCCTGGAGGAGTTGACGACGCGTCGGTCCTCACTGGAGCAGGCCTTCCTGGAACTGACCGCCGACAGCACCGACTACGCCGCGGGGGCCGCGCGATGA
- a CDS encoding DUF6296 family protein has product MDLVQRYAVSLPGPVSGHRPATVVVVHWTPRSVGGQTVYTDDSGEFEVAIDEDGVASRLDAENGHQHQCLHAVPLPRSRATLG; this is encoded by the coding sequence GTGGATCTCGTCCAGCGCTATGCCGTCTCCCTGCCCGGCCCGGTCAGTGGCCATCGGCCGGCGACCGTGGTCGTGGTGCACTGGACGCCGAGGTCGGTCGGTGGCCAAACCGTGTACACGGACGACAGCGGAGAGTTCGAGGTGGCGATCGACGAGGACGGCGTGGCGAGCCGTCTGGATGCCGAGAACGGCCACCAGCACCAGTGCCTGCACGCGGTACCCCTGCCGCGCAGTCGCGCGACCTTGGGGTGA
- a CDS encoding HAD family hydrolase codes for MRRDNQVLVLDADDTLWENNIRFERAIEGFLDLVTGPAGDRAAARAALDRIEAANARALGYGSKVFGQSLLECFELLRQRPAEPHEAGRMGELAASITAAEVELIPGVAQTLAELAARHRLLLLTKGDTAEQQAKVDNSGLAHHFQSVHIVAEKDVTAYHRLIGEQALAPRSTWMIGNSVKSDILPARAAGLNAVFIPNRHTWVLEDAELDPADTGVLHLSAFAELGEHF; via the coding sequence ATGCGACGTGACAATCAGGTTCTTGTCCTTGACGCCGACGACACGCTCTGGGAGAACAACATCCGCTTCGAGCGGGCGATCGAGGGCTTCCTCGACCTGGTGACCGGGCCCGCCGGGGACCGGGCGGCCGCGCGGGCGGCGCTGGACCGGATCGAGGCGGCGAACGCGCGCGCCCTGGGGTACGGGTCGAAGGTGTTCGGGCAGAGCCTGCTGGAGTGCTTCGAGCTGCTCCGGCAGCGCCCGGCCGAGCCCCACGAGGCGGGCCGAATGGGCGAGTTGGCGGCCTCGATCACGGCCGCGGAGGTGGAGCTGATCCCGGGGGTGGCGCAGACGCTGGCCGAACTGGCGGCCCGCCACCGGCTGTTGCTGCTCACCAAGGGGGACACGGCCGAGCAGCAGGCGAAGGTGGACAACTCCGGGCTGGCGCACCACTTCCAGTCCGTGCACATCGTCGCCGAGAAGGACGTCACCGCCTACCACCGGCTGATCGGCGAGCAGGCGCTGGCGCCGCGGTCCACCTGGATGATCGGCAACTCGGTGAAGTCCGACATCCTGCCCGCTCGCGCGGCAGGTCTGAACGCGGTGTTCATCCCGAACCGGCACACCTGGGTGCTGGAGGACGCCGAACTCGACCCGGCCGACACCGGGGTGCTCCACCTGTCCGCCTTCGCCGAGCTGGGAGAGCACTTCTGA
- a CDS encoding ABC transporter permease — MTTTTTTTTIPTTLFRHLLASEWLKFWSLRSMRWLLGLSALLILLLNLKAAQYSYAHFSPHDLDHGFAQVALDDSFGALPVTLLMFVAGGVGTLVIAGEFSSGMIRGTLAAVPDRRALLAAKACVLGAVMLGYGGLCSGLSFWLAQAVLAGRHAGMSITDPGALRFVLAVALFAPVCALAGLCTGVLVRHAAAAVLCSVLLLFLVPSLFSERYSWSAGIAHLLPLNALHRLMLVSLADTAPSPHPASVAGSWLAFALWAVGTVVVGAAVLNRRDL, encoded by the coding sequence ATGACCACGACCACGACCACGACCACGATCCCGACCACCCTTTTCCGGCACCTGCTCGCCTCGGAGTGGCTGAAGTTCTGGTCGCTGCGCTCGATGCGCTGGCTGCTCGGCCTGAGCGCGCTGCTGATCCTGCTGCTCAACCTGAAGGCGGCGCAGTACAGCTACGCCCACTTCTCGCCGCACGACCTCGACCACGGCTTCGCCCAGGTCGCCCTGGACGACTCCTTCGGCGCCCTGCCGGTGACGCTGCTGATGTTCGTCGCCGGGGGCGTCGGCACGCTGGTGATCGCCGGCGAGTTCTCCTCCGGGATGATCCGCGGCACGCTGGCCGCCGTGCCGGACCGGCGCGCGCTGCTGGCGGCCAAGGCCTGCGTGCTGGGCGCGGTGATGCTGGGGTACGGCGGGCTCTGCTCCGGGCTGTCGTTCTGGCTCGCGCAGGCCGTGCTGGCGGGGCGGCACGCCGGGATGTCGATCACCGACCCGGGGGCGCTGCGGTTCGTGCTCGCGGTGGCGCTCTTCGCGCCGGTCTGCGCGCTGGCCGGCCTCTGCACGGGGGTGCTGGTGCGGCACGCCGCGGCGGCGGTGCTCTGCTCGGTGCTGCTGCTCTTCCTGGTGCCCTCGCTCTTCTCCGAGCGGTACTCCTGGTCGGCGGGGATCGCGCACCTGCTGCCGTTGAACGCGCTGCACCGGCTGATGCTGGTGAGCCTGGCGGACACCGCGCCGTCCCCGCACCCCGCCTCGGTGGCCGGCTCCTGGCTGGCGTTCGCGCTCTGGGCGGTGGGCACGGTCGTGGTCGGCGCGGCGGTGCTGAACCGCCGCGACCTTTGA